One Triticum dicoccoides isolate Atlit2015 ecotype Zavitan chromosome 4B, WEW_v2.0, whole genome shotgun sequence genomic window carries:
- the LOC119295080 gene encoding exosome complex component RRP43-like has protein sequence MSAETDATAAGGLAGEMEVEAYRRLFPLAFLERHLRESVRPDARRLAEARPTTVALGAVSSAHGSALVRLGDTAMLASIKLEVMSPPAETPDQGSVAVEFHMPPICSPLVRPGRPAEAAPVISKALEDVLMSSGMLNLKELCLISGKASWVAYLDVYCLNADGSLFDAALISVVAAFTHLEIPLVSVGDDGRVFTVGGNEGKSKYELVNREKRKLTLGDIPFPLTCALHKDSILADPTAEEESIIETSVTVVLDSSGRLVSIQKPGGGVTSMATIKACIGLAKERGQKLKEILTDSVEAMEVDQAE, from the exons ATGAGCGCGGAGACCGATGCGACGGCGGCCGGCGGGCTCGCGGGGGAGATGGAGGTCGAGGCGTACCGCCGCCTCTTCCCCCTCGCGTTCCTCGAGCGTCACCTCCGCGAGTCCGTCCGGCCTgacgcccgccgcctcgccgaagCCCGCCCCACCACCGTCGCGCTCGGCGCCGTCTCCTCCGCTCACGGCTCTGCCCTCGTCCGCCTCGGTGACACC GCCATGCTCGCGTCGATCAAGCTTGAGGTGATGTCGCCCCCCGCCGAGACACCAGACCAAGGATCAGTCG CTGTGGAGTTTCACATGCCGCCTATCTGCTCCCCGCTTGTAAGACCAGGACGGCCAGCAGAGGCTGCGCCAGTCATATCCAAGGCCCTGGAGGACGTCCTCATGAG CTCTGGGATGTTAAATTTGAAGGAGCTCTGTTTGATCAGTGGGAAGGCTTCGTGGGTAGCATACCTG gatgtctatTGTTTGAATGCTGATGGATCTTTGTTTGATGCTGCACTGATCTCAGTGGTGGCTGCATTTACACATT TGGAAATTCCCCTAGTATCTGTTGGTGATGATGGTAGAGTGTTTACTGTTGGAGGCAATGAAGGCAAAAGCAAATATGAATTGGTAAACAGAGAAAAGAGGAAGCTTACTCTTGGTGACATTCCATTTCCTCTCACATGTGCACTTCACAAGGATAGTATTCTAGCGGACCCAACTGCTGAAGAAGAATCAATAATAGAGACGTCTGTGACAGTTGTTCTAGATTCTTCCGGACGCTTAGTGTCAATACAAAAACCTGGAGGTGGAGTGACGTCCATGGCAACAATTAAG GCGTGCATTGGCTTGGCAAAAGAAAGAGGACAAAAGTTGAAGGAAATACTCACGGACTCCGTTGAAGCAATGGAAGTTGACCAAGCTGAATAA
- the LOC119295081 gene encoding dolichol-phosphate mannose synthase subunit 2-like translates to MEMGDKAVGLVLTMTSLSIFTYYTFWVIILPFVDDDHFVHQYFLPQEYAIFIPVFAGVVLLSFLSIFIGLVMMKSKKKKAA, encoded by the exons ATGGAAATGGGTGACAAGGCGGTCGGTCTTGTGTTGACCATGACGAGTTTATCCATCTTTACCTACTACACTTTCTGGGTCATAATCTTG CCATTTGTTGACGATGATCATTTTGTCCACCAATACTTTCTACCTCAAGAATACGCCATCTTCATCCCTGTGTTTGCCGGTGTAGTGCTTCTTTCGTTCCTAAGTATATTCATCGGTCTTGTGATGATGAAGTCGAAGAAAAAGAAGGCCGCTTGA